One stretch of Nitrospirota bacterium DNA includes these proteins:
- a CDS encoding LL-diaminopimelate aminotransferase, translating into MFGKEQKIYKFEKIKRAKRSALAAHPDAELIDFGVGEPDEMAFPGVVRTLQKEAEKPENRGYADNGIQEFKEAAARYLQKVYGVTGIDPETEVLHGIGSKPVLAMLPAIFINPGDVTLMTVPNYPIMGTHTRWYGGMVVNLPLYEENGFLPSLEAIPADVRSRAKLLYLNYPNNPTGAGATRPFFEKVVAFAKNNNIIVVHDAAYAALMYGTKPLSFLSIPGARDVGVEIHSLSKAFNMTGWRLSFMAGNERVIAGYGNVKDNYDSGQFKAIQKAGVYALDHPEITDEITAKYERRLRAMSGVLAEMGFNAKMPAGTFYLYVKMPAGVKGGRRFASAEDFSEFLIAEKFISTVPWDDAGSYIRFSATFEAKDRADEQRVLDEFKKRMGGLQFEF; encoded by the coding sequence ATGTTCGGCAAGGAGCAGAAGATATATAAGTTCGAGAAGATCAAGCGTGCAAAGCGTTCGGCCCTTGCTGCGCATCCGGACGCCGAGCTTATCGATTTCGGCGTCGGCGAACCGGATGAGATGGCCTTCCCCGGCGTGGTCCGGACGCTCCAGAAGGAGGCCGAGAAGCCTGAAAACCGCGGCTACGCTGACAACGGTATTCAGGAGTTCAAGGAAGCCGCCGCGAGGTACCTGCAGAAGGTCTACGGTGTCACCGGCATCGATCCCGAGACTGAAGTCCTGCACGGCATCGGAAGCAAACCCGTGCTCGCCATGCTGCCGGCGATCTTCATTAATCCCGGCGACGTGACGCTCATGACCGTGCCTAACTATCCCATCATGGGCACCCATACCCGCTGGTACGGCGGCATGGTTGTGAATTTGCCGCTCTACGAGGAGAACGGTTTTCTCCCCTCTCTCGAGGCAATTCCGGCTGACGTAAGGAGTCGCGCCAAGCTCCTGTACCTCAACTATCCGAACAATCCCACGGGCGCGGGAGCGACCAGGCCGTTCTTCGAAAAGGTCGTCGCGTTTGCGAAAAACAACAACATCATCGTCGTGCATGACGCCGCCTATGCCGCGCTCATGTATGGAACAAAGCCGCTCTCATTTCTTTCAATTCCCGGCGCCAGGGACGTGGGAGTGGAAATCCATTCTCTTTCCAAGGCGTTTAACATGACGGGCTGGCGCCTTTCTTTTATGGCCGGGAACGAGCGCGTGATCGCCGGTTACGGGAATGTGAAGGACAATTACGACTCGGGCCAGTTCAAGGCGATCCAGAAGGCAGGCGTCTACGCCCTGGACCATCCCGAGATCACGGATGAGATCACGGCCAAGTACGAGCGCAGGCTCCGGGCCATGTCAGGCGTGCTGGCGGAGATGGGATTCAACGCGAAAATGCCGGCGGGTACGTTCTACCTGTACGTTAAAATGCCGGCGGGTGTCAAGGGCGGCAGAAGATTCGCGAGCGCTGAGGATTTCTCGGAGTTCCTTATTGCCGAGAAGTTCATCAGCACCGTGCCCTGGGACGACGCAGGCTCCTACATCCGCTTCTCGGCCACCTTTGAAGCAAAAGACAGGGCTGACGAGCAGCGGGTGCTTGACGAGTTTAAAAAACGGATGGGCGGTCTGCAGTTCGAGTTTTAA
- the argH gene encoding argininosuccinate lyase yields the protein MKKTTTRKKAKSKTPAKKAKAWGGRFTEATNELVEEFTASVPYDWRLYPYDIAGSIAHATMLARTGIITKHESRRIIKGLEDILREIASGAFTFSVELEDVHMNIEDRLIRKIGPVGGKLHTARSRNDQVALDIRMYLRDEIAEIHELLGLLQNTVVGLAELHREVVMPGYTHLQRAQPVLFGHHLLAYYEMFDRDRGRLVDCFRRVNIMPLGAGALAGTVLPIDRKYVAKLLAFAEVCENSIDAVSDRDFSIEFTAVCAQIMMHLSRFAEEIVIWSSSEFGFITISDAFTTGSSIMPQKKNPDVAELARGKTGRVYGSLIALLTIMKGLPLAYNRDMQEDKEPVFDAADTVMLTLSVFIEMLKNITVNKDAMRKAADDGFITATDLADYLVRKGVPFRKAHEIVGKAILLATKQGCGLGTVPLREYRKLSPLIREDVYDALSLEASVGRRTSYGGTAPSNLKKRLQVLKKKMR from the coding sequence ATGAAAAAGACAACGACAAGAAAAAAAGCAAAATCGAAGACGCCCGCAAAGAAGGCAAAAGCATGGGGTGGCCGGTTCACCGAGGCCACGAACGAGCTCGTGGAGGAGTTTACCGCCTCGGTCCCCTACGATTGGCGACTCTATCCCTACGACATCGCCGGCAGCATTGCCCATGCGACCATGCTCGCCAGGACCGGCATCATCACGAAGCACGAGTCGCGCAGGATCATCAAGGGACTTGAGGATATCCTGAGGGAGATCGCCTCGGGGGCATTCACGTTCAGCGTTGAGCTCGAAGATGTTCACATGAACATCGAGGACCGGCTGATCAGGAAGATCGGCCCCGTGGGCGGCAAGCTCCACACGGCGCGAAGCAGGAACGATCAGGTGGCGCTCGACATCCGCATGTATCTGCGCGATGAGATCGCCGAGATCCACGAGCTTCTCGGCCTGCTCCAGAACACGGTCGTCGGTCTCGCGGAGCTGCACCGCGAAGTGGTCATGCCGGGCTATACCCATCTCCAGCGGGCCCAGCCCGTGCTCTTCGGCCACCACCTGCTTGCCTACTACGAGATGTTCGATCGCGATCGCGGCAGGCTTGTTGACTGCTTCCGGCGCGTGAACATCATGCCGCTCGGCGCCGGGGCGCTGGCGGGGACCGTACTACCCATCGATAGAAAGTACGTCGCAAAACTGCTTGCGTTCGCCGAGGTGTGCGAGAACAGCATCGATGCGGTCTCGGACCGGGACTTTTCCATCGAGTTCACGGCGGTCTGCGCCCAGATCATGATGCACCTTTCGCGCTTCGCCGAGGAGATCGTCATCTGGTCGTCTTCAGAGTTCGGATTCATCACGATCAGCGACGCGTTCACCACCGGCTCGTCGATCATGCCGCAAAAGAAGAACCCCGATGTGGCCGAACTCGCGCGCGGCAAGACCGGCAGGGTCTACGGCAGCCTTATCGCGCTCCTCACGATCATGAAAGGCCTGCCGCTCGCCTACAACCGGGACATGCAGGAGGACAAAGAGCCGGTCTTCGACGCCGCGGACACGGTCATGCTCACCCTGTCGGTATTTATCGAGATGCTCAAGAACATCACGGTGAACAAGGACGCGATGCGCAAGGCGGCTGATGACGGATTCATCACGGCCACCGATCTGGCGGACTACCTGGTCCGGAAAGGCGTGCCCTTCCGCAAGGCGCACGAGATCGTCGGCAAAGCCATCCTGCTGGCGACGAAGCAGGGATGCGGTCTGGGGACCGTGCCGCTCAGGGAATACCGAAAGCTTTCGCCGCTGATCCGCGAGGACGTGTACGACGCGCTCTCCCTTGAGGCGTCGGTCGGCAGGCGCACGTCCTACGGAGGAACGGCCCCCTCGAACCTGAAAAAGCGGCTTCAGGTGCTTAAAAAAAAGATGCGATGA
- a CDS encoding DsbC family protein, with product MKKCFVLMVAGMLISAPFGAHAFPTKKGDKACTECHKLDKTEAETILKKFAPEGTVTNITVAPLKSMWQIDVDAGGGKRGAFYLDFSKKYVVVGQMAPVESLGKQPPPRKVDVSKIPLDDAITLGVATAKKKVIVLTDPDCPACRELHRIMKQVLAKRNDVAFAVILYPLPMHKDAPKKVQAILCSKSVDMLDDAYAGKTVPDPSAACSTAAMERNKVVVQALEIEGTPTLVRDDGIVLFGFLPEDKLMEWIDKK from the coding sequence ATGAAAAAATGTTTTGTATTGATGGTTGCTGGCATGTTGATCTCCGCACCCTTTGGCGCGCACGCCTTTCCGACTAAAAAGGGCGACAAGGCCTGTACGGAATGCCACAAGCTGGACAAGACAGAAGCGGAAACGATCTTGAAAAAGTTCGCTCCCGAGGGAACGGTCACGAACATTACGGTAGCACCGCTCAAGAGTATGTGGCAGATCGACGTGGACGCGGGCGGCGGAAAACGAGGGGCTTTCTATCTCGATTTTTCGAAGAAATATGTTGTCGTCGGACAGATGGCTCCGGTCGAGTCACTCGGCAAACAGCCTCCGCCGCGCAAAGTGGATGTCTCCAAGATCCCGCTCGATGACGCGATCACGCTCGGCGTGGCGACCGCCAAGAAAAAGGTCATCGTTTTGACCGATCCTGACTGCCCCGCCTGCCGGGAACTTCATAGAATCATGAAACAGGTCCTGGCAAAGCGCAATGACGTCGCGTTCGCCGTGATCCTTTATCCGCTGCCCATGCATAAAGATGCGCCGAAGAAGGTCCAGGCGATCCTCTGCTCCAAGTCCGTCGATATGCTTGACGATGCATACGCCGGCAAAACAGTGCCTGACCCGTCAGCAGCCTGTTCCACTGCTGCAATGGAAAGAAACAAGGTGGTCGTCCAAGCCCTGGAGATCGAAGGAACACCCACGCTTGTCCGCGATGACGGCATCGTGCTTTTCGGTTTTCTCCCGGAAGACAAGCTGATGGAATGGATCGATAAAAAATAG
- the dapB gene encoding 4-hydroxy-tetrahydrodipicolinate reductase encodes MIKAVVTGAAGRMGSRIINVLSTSEGIRLSGAVERKGHPLVGHDSCGPAGIPAGGVLTVISNDLPAVLKTGDVLIDFTLPEASLENIKVCAELGKPVVIGSTGFSKEQLDAVNQYVQKIPCVLSPNMSIGVNLCFKVLAEIAKTIGEDYDMEIVETHHRMKKDAPSGTAVKMAQVLAAAVSRDLNEVGVYARKGMIGERTRKEIGIQTLRGGDIVGEHTVLFAGKGERIELTHRAHSRDTFAAGAVRAAKWVVGKKPGLYDMQDVLGLK; translated from the coding sequence ATGATTAAAGCAGTCGTAACCGGCGCAGCCGGCAGGATGGGTTCGCGGATCATCAATGTGCTCTCGACATCGGAGGGCATCCGTCTTTCAGGAGCTGTCGAACGAAAAGGACACCCCCTCGTGGGCCATGATTCCTGCGGCCCGGCCGGAATTCCTGCGGGAGGTGTCCTTACCGTCATAAGCAATGACCTTCCTGCCGTGCTCAAGACCGGTGACGTGCTCATTGACTTTACCCTCCCGGAAGCAAGCCTGGAGAATATCAAGGTTTGTGCGGAACTGGGCAAACCCGTCGTCATCGGCTCCACGGGTTTCTCAAAGGAGCAGCTCGACGCGGTCAATCAGTATGTTCAGAAAATTCCCTGTGTTCTTTCACCGAACATGAGCATCGGGGTGAATCTCTGTTTCAAGGTCCTTGCCGAGATCGCCAAGACCATCGGCGAGGATTATGACATGGAGATCGTCGAGACCCACCACCGGATGAAAAAGGACGCCCCCTCCGGCACGGCTGTGAAGATGGCCCAGGTACTTGCCGCGGCAGTGAGCAGGGACCTGAATGAGGTCGGCGTATATGCGCGAAAGGGTATGATCGGGGAGCGGACCAGGAAAGAGATCGGCATCCAGACACTCCGCGGGGGGGACATCGTCGGCGAGCACACCGTCCTGTTCGCGGGCAAGGGAGAGCGCATCGAGCTCACCCACCGGGCCCACAGCCGCGACACCTTTGCGGCAGGGGCCGTACGCGCGGCGAAATGGGTCGTCGGAAAAAAACCTGGGCTCTACGATATGCAGGACGTGCTGGGATTGAAATAA
- the lysA gene encoding diaminopimelate decarboxylase, producing the protein MHDFNVKNNELYCEGVPVRAVAQRVGTPFYLYSSNTLANHFRAFDSAFAGVPHLVCFALKSNSNSAVIRLLAREGAGADIVSGGELFRALHAGIDPKKIVYAGVGKRRDEIEYALKVGILMFNVESGEELLALDRAAKEMHTVAKIALRVNPDIDAKTHAYISTGLKENKFGIPIEQALEFYQIAKGLANVEVVGVHQHIGSQITEVRPFVDALEKLVGFVRELRAAGTTIHYINVGGGLGITYKDESPPLPKDVAQAIRPLLKDCGCTIVMEPGRAIVGNAGILVTSVLYRKNSGEKQFLIVDAGMNDLIRPSLYEAYHDIRPVVESAGGETVFDVVGPICESGDFLGKDRKLPEVKQGDLLAVMSAGAYGFSMSSNYNSRPRAAEVIVRGNDYFIVRERETYPDLIKGEKMPRWLEG; encoded by the coding sequence ATGCATGATTTTAACGTTAAGAACAACGAGTTGTACTGTGAAGGAGTCCCGGTCAGGGCGGTGGCCCAGCGGGTCGGCACACCCTTCTATCTTTACAGCAGCAATACGCTCGCGAACCATTTCCGGGCATTTGACAGCGCCTTTGCCGGCGTGCCGCACCTTGTCTGTTTCGCGCTTAAATCCAATTCGAACAGCGCCGTGATCCGGCTGCTCGCCCGGGAAGGGGCCGGAGCGGATATCGTCTCCGGCGGCGAACTGTTCCGCGCGCTCCATGCCGGGATCGACCCTAAAAAGATCGTCTATGCCGGGGTCGGCAAGCGCAGGGATGAGATCGAGTATGCGCTGAAAGTCGGCATCCTCATGTTCAATGTCGAGTCCGGCGAAGAGCTGCTCGCCCTCGACCGGGCCGCGAAGGAAATGCACACGGTCGCAAAGATAGCCCTCCGGGTGAACCCGGATATCGACGCCAAGACCCACGCCTATATCTCAACGGGGCTCAAGGAGAACAAGTTCGGGATACCCATAGAACAGGCGCTCGAGTTTTACCAGATCGCAAAGGGCCTCGCGAACGTGGAGGTCGTCGGCGTACACCAGCACATCGGCTCGCAGATCACCGAGGTCCGGCCTTTTGTGGACGCCCTTGAGAAGCTCGTCGGATTCGTTCGTGAGCTCAGGGCCGCCGGCACCACCATTCACTATATCAATGTCGGCGGCGGCCTGGGCATCACTTACAAGGACGAATCACCTCCTCTGCCGAAAGACGTAGCGCAGGCGATCCGGCCGCTGCTCAAGGACTGCGGGTGCACCATCGTGATGGAGCCCGGAAGAGCGATCGTCGGCAACGCGGGCATCCTCGTAACAAGCGTCCTCTATCGCAAGAACAGCGGCGAAAAGCAGTTCCTCATCGTGGACGCGGGCATGAACGATCTGATCCGCCCGAGCCTGTATGAGGCTTATCACGATATCCGCCCGGTGGTCGAATCCGCCGGGGGGGAGACGGTATTCGATGTCGTAGGCCCGATCTGCGAATCGGGTGATTTCCTGGGCAAGGATCGGAAGCTGCCTGAGGTAAAGCAGGGAGATCTCCTCGCGGTCATGAGTGCGGGCGCTTACGGATTCTCCATGTCCTCGAACTACAACTCACGGCCTCGCGCGGCCGAGGTGATCGTGAGGGGCAATGACTATTTCATTGTGCGGGAGCGCGAGACCTATCCCGACCTTATCAAGGGCGAGAAGATGCCGCGGTGGCTGGAAGGATAA
- a CDS encoding fumarylacetoacetate hydrolase family protein produces MKLVRFQVQGRTACGILNGEEVTEIEGDFFGPLKTLSPGHARASVKLLAPCSPSKVIAVGLNYRDHARELELPVPETPIIFLKPPTTIIGPGDIIRYPGTSSQVDYEAELGIVIKGRVKDIRPEEARRHILGYTCANDVTARDLQKKDGQWTRAKSFDTFCPVGPWIETDLEPDDLLVESYLNGGRRQSSRTSQFIFRADHLVSFISQIMTLYPGDLIITGTPAGIGPMEPGDEIEVRIEGIGSLKNVVK; encoded by the coding sequence ATGAAACTTGTGCGATTTCAGGTCCAGGGTCGGACGGCGTGCGGGATCCTGAATGGCGAAGAAGTGACCGAAATCGAGGGTGACTTCTTTGGTCCCCTGAAAACGCTATCCCCGGGTCATGCACGCGCAAGCGTGAAGCTCCTGGCCCCGTGCAGTCCGTCAAAGGTCATCGCCGTGGGATTGAACTATCGGGACCATGCCCGGGAGCTGGAGCTGCCGGTCCCCGAAACACCGATCATCTTTCTCAAGCCGCCGACAACCATCATCGGTCCCGGCGACATCATACGATATCCCGGAACGAGTTCCCAGGTCGACTACGAGGCCGAGCTCGGGATCGTCATAAAGGGCCGGGTAAAAGATATCCGGCCTGAAGAGGCTCGCAGGCACATTCTGGGCTACACCTGCGCCAACGACGTAACGGCGAGGGACCTCCAGAAAAAGGACGGCCAGTGGACGCGTGCCAAGTCATTCGACACGTTCTGCCCCGTCGGCCCCTGGATCGAGACCGATCTCGAGCCTGATGATCTTCTTGTCGAGTCCTATCTCAACGGCGGGCGGCGGCAATCGTCGCGGACCTCGCAGTTTATTTTCAGGGCGGATCATCTCGTCAGCTTCATTTCTCAGATCATGACGCTTTACCCTGGCGACCTCATCATCACCGGCACTCCGGCAGGTATCGGCCCGATGGAACCGGGTGATGAGATCGAGGTGAGGATCGAGGGTATCGGCAGTTTGAAGAACGTGGTAAAGTAA
- a CDS encoding ABC transporter permease: MAIYILKRLFLFIPTLLGITLITFILMQSLPGDPVTAMVGERASPETIARIRTELGLDKSRTYQYLMYLKRLGSGQLGQSLYTNRMVADDLLQKFPNTARLALAAMLFASVIGIGMGVFAASKRGTNWDRFVTLLSVGGISIPVFWLGLALMLLFAFYLRWLPPSGMGDGSLLYLILPAATLGTFSLSYIVRITRSSMLETLSQPYVAAARAKGLSETDVVFKHALKNALIPVVTLIGLDLGSYLNGAVLTETIFGWDGLGRYALDGILKRDYPVIMGVVLVGAVIFVTMNLLVDISYHFLDPRVRVKHEP, encoded by the coding sequence ATGGCGATCTACATTCTGAAAAGGCTTTTTCTCTTCATCCCTACCCTTCTCGGCATCACCCTTATAACCTTCATCCTGATGCAATCCCTGCCCGGCGACCCCGTGACAGCCATGGTTGGCGAGCGGGCATCTCCCGAGACGATCGCTCGAATCCGTACCGAACTGGGCCTGGACAAGTCACGCACCTACCAATATTTAATGTATCTTAAACGACTCGGGAGCGGACAACTCGGGCAGTCATTATACACCAATCGTATGGTTGCGGACGACCTGCTTCAGAAATTCCCGAATACGGCGAGGCTCGCGCTCGCGGCAATGCTCTTTGCATCGGTCATCGGCATCGGTATGGGCGTGTTCGCGGCCTCCAAGCGCGGCACGAACTGGGACCGGTTCGTGACGCTCCTATCCGTGGGCGGCATCTCCATACCCGTCTTCTGGCTCGGCCTCGCGCTCATGCTCCTGTTCGCCTTCTATCTTCGATGGCTCCCGCCATCGGGTATGGGCGATGGCAGTCTCCTCTACCTCATCCTCCCGGCGGCCACGCTCGGGACCTTCTCGCTCTCCTACATCGTACGCATAACGCGGTCGTCCATGCTCGAGACGCTTTCCCAGCCCTATGTCGCGGCCGCCCGCGCCAAGGGATTATCGGAAACCGACGTGGTGTTCAAACATGCGCTCAAGAACGCCCTCATCCCCGTGGTAACGCTCATCGGTCTGGACCTCGGTTCCTATCTAAACGGCGCGGTATTGACCGAAACGATCTTCGGATGGGACGGCCTTGGCCGCTACGCGCTCGACGGAATTCTGAAAAGAGATTACCCCGTCATCATGGGCGTTGTGCTCGTCGGCGCCGTGATCTTTGTGACCATGAACCTTCTGGTCGACATCTCGTACCATTTTCTGGATCCACGGGTGAGGGTGAAGCATGAACCGTAA
- a CDS encoding deoxynucleoside kinase, translating to MTPKPDIRPTRYIVTEGPVGVGKTSLTSLLAEELGARLILEQAEENPFLDHFYKDPVRYRFQTQMFFLLSRFSQQQEMAQPDLFTRITISDYLFDKDRIFAYLNLDENELALYEQVYRILEPKIVQPDLVIFLQADTDTLIRRIKQRGRSFEKEIGLDYIAAVNEAYNQFFFRYTDTPLLVINTSDIDFVHRREDLDDLLKQVLGMKQGTQYYVPRSRVK from the coding sequence ATGACCCCAAAACCTGATATACGCCCTACCCGCTACATTGTGACCGAAGGCCCGGTCGGTGTCGGCAAGACCAGCCTCACCTCGCTGCTCGCCGAAGAGCTCGGCGCACGCTTGATCCTCGAGCAAGCGGAGGAAAACCCCTTTCTCGATCATTTTTACAAGGACCCTGTCCGGTACCGGTTCCAAACGCAGATGTTCTTCCTCCTGAGCAGGTTCAGCCAGCAGCAGGAGATGGCGCAGCCGGACCTGTTCACGCGCATCACGATCAGCGACTATCTCTTTGACAAGGACCGGATCTTCGCATACTTGAACCTCGACGAGAACGAACTGGCGCTCTATGAGCAGGTTTACCGGATCCTTGAACCGAAGATCGTCCAGCCCGACCTGGTGATCTTTCTCCAGGCGGACACCGACACGCTGATCCGACGCATTAAACAACGCGGCAGGTCATTTGAAAAAGAAATCGGACTCGATTACATCGCCGCGGTGAACGAGGCCTACAATCAGTTCTTCTTTCGCTATACCGATACCCCGCTCCTCGTCATCAACACCTCGGACATCGACTTTGTCCATCGCCGGGAAGACCTCGACGACCTGCTGAAGCAGGTCCTGGGCATGAAGCAGGGCACGCAGTACTACGTGCCGCGGTCGAGGGTAAAATAA
- the folK gene encoding 2-amino-4-hydroxy-6-hydroxymethyldihydropteridine diphosphokinase — MSTIAYIGIGSNIGDKTANCQTAVECLVEAGRIIGVSSFYYTEPVGYKEQEDFINAVATLETNCSPVELLAICHAIEDRLGRSRTVRWGPRTVDLDILLYGDLVMSRPDLVIPHPLMAARKFVLMPLVEIASAVMHPVLNKTMLQLLGELQNSHTVMKCKLVKKHHDPKT, encoded by the coding sequence ATGTCAACCATAGCATACATCGGGATAGGCTCGAACATAGGGGACAAGACAGCCAACTGTCAGACGGCCGTCGAGTGTCTTGTAGAAGCGGGCCGGATCATCGGCGTTTCCTCGTTCTACTACACGGAGCCGGTAGGCTACAAAGAGCAAGAGGATTTCATCAATGCCGTCGCTACCCTGGAGACCAATTGCTCGCCCGTCGAGCTTTTGGCGATCTGTCATGCCATCGAAGACCGGCTGGGGCGCAGTCGGACCGTACGCTGGGGTCCGCGTACCGTTGACCTCGACATCCTGCTGTATGGAGACCTGGTGATGAGCCGGCCGGACCTTGTCATTCCCCATCCTTTAATGGCGGCAAGAAAGTTCGTGCTGATGCCGCTTGTTGAGATCGCTTCTGCGGTCATGCATCCGGTCTTGAACAAAACAATGCTCCAGCTTCTCGGTGAACTGCAGAACTCGCACACGGTGATGAAATGCAAGCTCGTAAAAAAACACCATGACCCCAAAACCTGA
- the dapF gene encoding diaminopimelate epimerase, translating to MKKVPFYKMQGTGNDFILIDNRENILKGMNLKGLAVNVCDRHYSVGADGLIVIVPSKNADFKWRFFNADGSEAEMCGNGSRCAARFALLKKIAKKNVTFETLAGTIHAQVKKDTVKVQLAGATGLRMNIAIPLDSGLRMGHFINTGVPHVVYLSKDLDNEDIDRIGRTTRYHELFKPLGANVNFIQIQGKHKLRIRTYERGVEGETLACGTGSVAAALIAGSLGASSSPVEVLTRGGEKLIVSFERSGDEFNTIHLEGKAEVICEGTLFV from the coding sequence ATGAAAAAAGTACCTTTCTATAAAATGCAGGGAACGGGGAACGATTTCATCCTGATCGACAACCGCGAAAATATCCTGAAGGGGATGAACCTGAAGGGTCTGGCGGTGAACGTCTGCGATCGGCACTACTCTGTCGGCGCCGACGGCCTGATCGTGATCGTGCCGTCGAAGAACGCGGACTTCAAATGGCGCTTCTTCAACGCCGACGGGAGCGAGGCCGAGATGTGCGGGAACGGCTCGCGGTGCGCGGCGCGGTTTGCGCTCCTCAAAAAGATCGCGAAAAAGAACGTGACCTTCGAAACACTTGCCGGGACCATCCATGCACAGGTGAAAAAGGACACGGTAAAGGTGCAGCTTGCCGGCGCCACCGGCCTGCGCATGAATATCGCCATTCCGCTCGACAGCGGATTGCGCATGGGTCATTTCATCAACACCGGCGTACCGCACGTCGTCTATCTTTCCAAGGACCTGGACAATGAGGACATTGACCGGATCGGGAGGACCACGCGCTATCACGAGTTGTTCAAACCCCTTGGCGCCAATGTGAACTTCATTCAGATCCAGGGCAAACACAAGCTCAGGATCAGAACCTACGAGCGCGGGGTCGAAGGCGAGACCCTGGCCTGCGGCACCGGTTCCGTGGCAGCGGCGCTCATCGCCGGTTCGCTCGGGGCGTCCTCGTCACCGGTCGAGGTCCTGACCCGGGGCGGGGAAAAACTGATCGTTTCGTTCGAGCGTTCTGGGGATGAGTTCAACACCATCCACCTCGAAGGCAAGGCAGAGGTGATCTGCGAGGGGACATTGTTTGTTTAA
- the dapA gene encoding 4-hydroxy-tetrahydrodipicolinate synthase produces the protein MFKGSMVAIVTPFKNGKVDEKALGDLIEFHIKSGTDVIVPCGTTGESATLSHEEHHRVVEFTVQTVNKRVPVVAGAGSNSTSETLELTKYAQKAGANGVLLITPYYNKPTQEGLYQHFKKVTDTVDIPVILYNVPGRTSVNMLPSTVARLREIKNIVGIKEATGDLKQISELIRLCGRDFDVISGDDFTTLPLLAIGGVGAISVTANIIPADAAGMFDAFFAGKMADALKLHYKMEPLHSLMFIETNPIPVKTALALMGRIGEEFRLPLCSLADANKEKLKKALKDYGLI, from the coding sequence ATGTTCAAAGGCTCAATGGTTGCGATCGTCACACCGTTCAAGAACGGGAAGGTTGACGAGAAGGCGCTCGGCGATCTGATCGAGTTTCACATCAAAAGCGGCACGGACGTGATCGTCCCCTGCGGCACCACGGGCGAGTCCGCCACCCTCTCCCATGAGGAGCACCACCGCGTGGTCGAGTTCACCGTGCAGACGGTGAACAAACGCGTGCCGGTGGTCGCGGGCGCGGGTTCGAACTCGACCTCCGAAACGCTGGAGCTCACGAAGTACGCGCAAAAAGCCGGCGCAAACGGCGTGCTGCTCATCACGCCCTATTACAACAAACCCACGCAGGAAGGGCTGTATCAGCATTTCAAGAAGGTGACCGATACGGTGGATATTCCCGTCATCCTGTACAACGTACCGGGCAGGACCAGCGTGAACATGCTTCCATCTACCGTTGCGCGCCTCAGAGAGATCAAGAACATCGTCGGCATCAAGGAAGCGACCGGCGACCTGAAGCAGATCAGCGAGCTCATCCGCCTCTGCGGCAGGGACTTTGATGTCATTTCAGGCGACGACTTCACCACCCTCCCGCTCCTCGCCATCGGCGGGGTGGGCGCCATCTCCGTGACCGCCAATATCATCCCGGCCGATGCCGCGGGGATGTTCGACGCCTTCTTCGCAGGGAAGATGGCGGACGCGCTCAAGCTCCACTACAAGATGGAGCCGCTCCACAGCCTCATGTTCATCGAAACGAATCCGATCCCGGTGAAGACCGCGCTCGCGCTCATGGGCAGGATCGGCGAGGAGTTCCGGTTGCCGCTCTGTTCTCTGGCGGACGCGAACAAAGAGAAGCTCAAGAAGGCGCTGAAAGACTACGGATTGATTTAA